A single region of the Plantactinospora soyae genome encodes:
- a CDS encoding (2Fe-2S)-binding protein, which produces MKQTFELTVNGERRRVDAEADSTLLHVLREGLGLKGSRFGCGLGLCGACVVLLDGRPAPACDIPMWSAAGKAVTTVEGLADGDVLHPVQQAFLDEQAAQCGYCVSGILVSAAALLAENPHPDESTVAAALDRHLCRCGAQRRIVRAVVRAGRSAKSADRPGGPAEPDGTGDRTGGIGA; this is translated from the coding sequence ATGAAGCAGACATTCGAGTTGACCGTCAACGGCGAACGACGGCGGGTCGACGCCGAGGCCGACAGCACCCTGCTGCACGTGCTGCGGGAAGGGCTCGGCCTCAAGGGCTCCCGGTTTGGCTGCGGGCTCGGGCTCTGTGGCGCGTGTGTCGTACTGCTCGACGGGCGGCCCGCACCAGCCTGCGACATCCCGATGTGGTCGGCCGCCGGTAAGGCCGTGACCACCGTCGAGGGGCTCGCCGACGGCGACGTACTGCACCCCGTCCAGCAGGCGTTCCTCGACGAGCAGGCGGCCCAGTGCGGGTACTGCGTCTCGGGGATCCTGGTCAGCGCCGCGGCGCTGCTCGCCGAGAATCCGCATCCGGACGAGTCCACCGTCGCCGCCGCGCTCGACCGGCACCTGTGCCGGTGTGGTGCACAACGGCGCATCGTCCGAGCCGTGGTCCGCGCCGGCCGGTCCGCGAAGTCCGCCGACCGGCCTGGCGGACCCGCCGAGCCGGACGGGACCGGCGATCGCACCGGTGGGATCGGAGCCTGA
- a CDS encoding xanthine dehydrogenase family protein molybdopterin-binding subunit — MSTGSTHPPSTTGPALPRGLVANPRLSRWVSVGRDGTVTVRVGKVELGQGILTALAQLAADELDVDLAAIAMQAASTAEGPDEGLTAGSLSVADSGAAVRQVCAQVRALFVAEAARTLAVDPADVTVRGGVASGPDSLRTVTYGELTDRVDLDRNVDGSVRPKAVPESRLVGTSVPRLDLPDKITGRPRFIQDLALPGQLSGRVVRPPSPAATLTEVDTAAAHALPGVVSVLRDGDFLGVVAQDEESAERAAAALAGTARWHEEPTLPDEDDLSRFLRDSPTESIVVADSDLPDTQSDLPDAPNGVVRRIRASYSRPFLAHASMAPSCGAARWDGDAVSVWSHSQGIHGLQRAVALALGLHADQVSVRHVESAGSYGHNGADDAAFDAVLLARSVPGRPVHVRWSRRDELTWAPFGSAMVADVEAGVDATGAVLSWSYDVWSQGHTARPGYAGSPGLLGAAHRDRSRPVPPPVDPPVQGGGGTTRNATPIYTFPHRRIRGHRVLRTPVRSSSLRSLGAYTNVFAIESFMDELALAAGQDPVAYRLAQLADPRAREALSTAAELGHWDRRGTQDSVGYGIGFARYKDRGAYCAVVAEVEAVHEVRVRRLAMVVDVGRVVNPDGVRNQIEGGAVQATSWTLRERVRFDRWRITSADWESYPILRFSEVPQVDVHLIDQPDEPSVGAGEAAQGPTAAAIANAVADALSVRVRDLPITAERILAALDD, encoded by the coding sequence ATGAGCACCGGAAGCACGCACCCGCCGTCCACCACCGGGCCGGCGCTGCCCCGGGGACTCGTCGCGAACCCCCGGCTCTCCCGCTGGGTGAGCGTGGGTCGGGACGGCACGGTCACCGTCCGGGTGGGCAAGGTCGAACTCGGTCAGGGAATCCTCACCGCGCTCGCGCAACTCGCCGCCGACGAGCTGGACGTCGACCTCGCCGCCATCGCGATGCAGGCGGCGAGCACCGCGGAGGGGCCGGACGAGGGCCTGACCGCCGGCAGCCTCTCGGTCGCCGACTCCGGTGCCGCCGTACGTCAGGTCTGTGCGCAGGTCCGGGCGCTGTTCGTCGCCGAGGCCGCCCGTACTTTGGCGGTCGACCCGGCCGACGTCACCGTCCGGGGCGGCGTCGCCAGCGGTCCGGACAGCCTCCGCACCGTCACCTACGGCGAGTTGACCGACCGGGTCGACCTCGACCGGAACGTGGACGGATCGGTCCGGCCCAAGGCCGTACCCGAATCTCGCCTGGTCGGCACCAGCGTGCCCCGGCTCGACCTGCCCGACAAGATCACTGGCCGGCCCCGGTTCATCCAGGACCTCGCGCTGCCCGGACAGCTCTCCGGCCGGGTGGTCCGGCCGCCGTCACCGGCGGCGACCCTGACCGAGGTCGACACCGCCGCCGCGCACGCCCTGCCCGGAGTCGTCTCGGTGCTCCGGGACGGTGATTTCCTCGGCGTGGTCGCGCAGGACGAGGAGAGCGCCGAGCGGGCCGCCGCCGCCCTGGCCGGCACCGCGCGCTGGCACGAGGAGCCGACGCTACCCGACGAGGACGACCTGTCCCGGTTCCTCCGCGACAGTCCCACCGAGTCGATCGTGGTGGCCGACTCGGATCTGCCCGATACGCAGTCGGATCTGCCCGACGCGCCGAACGGGGTCGTCCGGCGGATCCGGGCGAGCTACAGCCGGCCCTTCCTCGCGCACGCCTCGATGGCGCCGAGCTGCGGTGCCGCCCGCTGGGATGGCGACGCGGTCAGCGTCTGGAGCCACAGTCAGGGCATCCACGGCCTGCAACGGGCCGTCGCGCTGGCGCTGGGCCTGCACGCCGACCAGGTCAGCGTGCGGCATGTGGAGAGCGCCGGCAGCTACGGACACAACGGCGCCGACGACGCCGCCTTCGACGCGGTGCTGCTCGCCCGCTCGGTACCCGGCCGGCCCGTGCACGTGCGGTGGAGTCGGCGCGACGAGCTGACCTGGGCGCCCTTCGGCTCCGCCATGGTGGCCGACGTCGAGGCCGGCGTCGACGCCACCGGAGCGGTGCTCAGCTGGTCGTACGACGTGTGGAGCCAGGGGCACACCGCCCGGCCCGGGTACGCCGGCAGCCCGGGACTGCTGGGCGCGGCACACCGGGACCGGTCCCGCCCCGTCCCCCCACCGGTCGACCCACCCGTGCAGGGCGGTGGCGGAACCACCCGTAACGCCACGCCGATCTACACCTTTCCGCACCGCCGGATCCGGGGCCACCGGGTGCTCCGGACGCCGGTACGGTCGTCGTCACTGCGCTCGCTGGGCGCGTACACGAACGTCTTCGCGATCGAGTCCTTCATGGACGAACTGGCGCTGGCCGCCGGGCAGGACCCGGTGGCGTACCGGCTGGCGCAGCTCGCCGATCCGCGGGCCCGCGAGGCGCTGTCGACCGCCGCCGAACTCGGGCACTGGGATCGGCGCGGCACGCAGGACAGCGTCGGGTACGGCATCGGCTTCGCCCGCTACAAGGACCGGGGCGCGTACTGCGCGGTGGTGGCGGAGGTGGAGGCCGTGCACGAGGTACGGGTCCGCCGGCTGGCGATGGTGGTCGACGTCGGTCGGGTGGTCAACCCGGACGGCGTACGCAACCAGATCGAGGGCGGCGCCGTCCAGGCGACCAGTTGGACCCTGCGGGAACGGGTCCGGTTCGACCGGTGGCGGATCACCAGCGCGGACTGGGAAAGCTATCCGATCCTGCGGTTCAGCGAGGTGCCGCAGGTGGACGTACACCTGATCGACCAGCCGGACGAGCCCTCCGTCGGCGCCGGCGAGGCGGCCCAGGGACCGACGGCCGCCGCCATCGCGAACGCCGTCGCCGACGCCCTGTCGGTCCGGGTACGCGACCTGCCGATCACCGCCGAACGCATCCTGGCGGCCCTGGACGACTGA
- a CDS encoding endonuclease/exonuclease/phosphatase family protein gives MSLISRRFAQGSARGGLIAAAVTLVALPTVAAPAAAHGGGSDVRFATFNASLNRGVAGALRADLSTPENAQARTIAEIVQRTRPDVLLINEFDFDPRAARLFQDNYLSVGQNGARPVGYPYRFIAPSNTGIVSGFDLNNDGTVVTAPGAPGYGDDALGFGAFPGQYGMVVYSRHPIDTDRVRTFQNFRWKDMPGALLPDDPATSAPGDFYSRQELAVVRLSSKSHWDLPVRVGGRTVHFLVSHPTPPVFDGAEDRNGRRNFDEIRFWADYVRPGSGRYIYDDEGHRGGLRPGAEFVIAGDQNSDPFDGDSIAGAAQQLLDHRGINGRFVPSSTGAAEAGAAQGGANTTHRTNPAQDTADFADVPGPGNLRADYVLPSRGLDVRGGGVFWPVAGDPLSRLTGTFPFPSSDHRLVWLDLRIRR, from the coding sequence GTGTCCCTGATTTCCAGGCGATTTGCACAGGGTTCGGCCCGGGGTGGGCTGATCGCCGCCGCGGTGACCCTCGTCGCGCTGCCCACCGTCGCGGCACCGGCCGCGGCCCACGGCGGCGGCAGCGACGTGCGGTTCGCCACCTTCAACGCCTCCCTCAACCGGGGTGTCGCAGGGGCGCTGCGGGCCGATCTGTCCACACCGGAGAACGCGCAGGCCCGGACGATCGCCGAGATCGTGCAGCGGACCCGCCCGGACGTGTTGCTGATCAACGAGTTCGACTTCGACCCGCGGGCGGCCCGGCTGTTCCAGGACAACTACCTGTCGGTCGGCCAGAACGGCGCCCGGCCGGTCGGCTATCCGTACCGCTTCATCGCGCCGAGCAACACCGGCATCGTCTCGGGCTTCGACCTGAACAACGACGGTACGGTGGTGACCGCGCCGGGGGCACCCGGGTACGGCGACGACGCGCTGGGCTTCGGCGCCTTCCCCGGCCAGTACGGCATGGTCGTCTACTCCCGCCACCCGATCGACACCGACCGCGTCCGCACCTTCCAGAACTTCCGCTGGAAGGACATGCCGGGCGCGCTGCTGCCCGACGACCCCGCCACCTCGGCACCGGGCGACTTCTACTCCCGGCAGGAGCTGGCGGTCGTCCGGCTCTCTTCGAAGAGCCACTGGGACCTGCCGGTCCGGGTCGGTGGCCGTACCGTGCACTTCCTGGTCAGCCACCCCACACCGCCGGTCTTCGACGGAGCGGAGGATCGCAACGGGCGGCGCAACTTCGACGAGATCCGGTTCTGGGCCGACTACGTACGTCCCGGTAGCGGCCGTTACATCTACGACGACGAGGGGCATCGGGGCGGGCTGCGGCCAGGTGCGGAGTTCGTGATCGCCGGGGACCAGAACTCCGACCCGTTCGACGGCGACAGCATCGCGGGAGCGGCCCAGCAGCTCCTGGACCACCGGGGGATCAACGGCCGGTTCGTTCCGTCGAGCACCGGTGCCGCCGAGGCCGGCGCGGCGCAGGGTGGCGCCAACACCACGCACCGGACCAACCCCGCCCAGGACACGGCCGACTTCGCCGACGTACCCGGACCGGGTAACCTGCGCGCCGACTACGTGCTGCCCTCGCGCGGCCTGGACGTACGCGGCGGTGGCGTCTTCTGGCCGGTGGCCGGCGATCCGCTGTCCCGGCTCACCGGCACGTTCCCGTTCCCCAGTTCCGACCACCGGCTGGTCTGGCTCGACCTGCGGATCCGTCGGTAG
- a CDS encoding ferredoxin reductase family protein: MNAPAAPPLRIPRVRPGTAGRLTLWLGVAANVVVVNTLLVLSPYPASSGPFVLGRFLGVHAAMVMALQLLLIARLPWFDRRIGMDRLTAWHRWTGFTLIWTVLAHATCMVIGLSMMSGLSITGQLDDLVTTWKGVLWAMIAAGLLVSIGIVSARFARRRLAYETWHLLHLGTYVAVLLALTHQIAVGTTFTASTFATAYWWTLWGLALGAVLAGRVLLPLWRNLRHRFRVTRVVPESDNVVSIHITGRHLDRLPAQAGQFFLWRFLSRDRWWQTNPFSLSTAPDGRSLRLTAKAVGTGSATLPRVRVGTRVFAEGPYGAFTALHRTRPATLLVAGGVGVTPIRSLLESLDGHIVVLYRVRSVTDAVLADELRTLADARGAELRLITGPSRPVPPTGPILGPDHLVELVPDIRERDVFVCGPPGMTAAVLHSLRQLRVPRRQVHSERFGLAG; this comes from the coding sequence GTGAACGCCCCCGCTGCCCCACCCCTGCGCATCCCCCGGGTACGCCCCGGAACGGCCGGCCGCCTCACCCTGTGGCTCGGCGTCGCCGCGAACGTGGTCGTGGTGAACACACTGCTCGTGCTCTCCCCGTACCCGGCGTCGAGCGGTCCCTTCGTCCTCGGCCGGTTCCTCGGCGTGCACGCCGCCATGGTCATGGCGCTGCAACTGCTGCTGATCGCCCGGCTGCCGTGGTTCGACCGCCGGATCGGGATGGACCGGCTCACCGCCTGGCACCGGTGGACCGGATTCACCCTGATCTGGACCGTGCTCGCGCACGCCACCTGCATGGTGATCGGTCTGTCCATGATGTCCGGCCTGTCGATCACCGGGCAGCTCGACGACCTGGTGACGACCTGGAAGGGGGTGTTGTGGGCGATGATCGCGGCGGGTCTGCTCGTGTCGATCGGGATCGTGTCGGCCCGGTTCGCCCGCCGTCGGCTGGCCTACGAGACCTGGCACCTGCTCCACCTTGGCACATACGTCGCGGTGCTCCTCGCCCTCACCCACCAGATCGCGGTCGGTACCACCTTCACCGCGTCCACGTTCGCGACCGCGTACTGGTGGACGCTCTGGGGACTGGCGCTCGGCGCCGTACTGGCCGGTCGGGTACTCCTGCCGCTGTGGCGCAACCTCCGCCACCGGTTCCGGGTCACCCGGGTCGTACCCGAGTCCGACAACGTCGTGTCGATCCACATCACCGGGCGCCATCTCGACCGGCTACCGGCGCAGGCCGGCCAGTTCTTCCTCTGGCGATTCCTCAGCCGCGACCGCTGGTGGCAGACGAATCCGTTCTCGCTCTCCACCGCCCCCGACGGCCGGTCGCTGCGGTTGACCGCCAAGGCGGTGGGCACCGGCAGCGCCACGCTGCCCCGGGTCCGGGTCGGCACCCGGGTCTTCGCCGAGGGACCGTACGGCGCCTTCACCGCCCTGCACCGGACCCGGCCGGCGACACTGCTCGTCGCGGGCGGCGTCGGGGTGACCCCGATCCGTTCGCTGCTGGAGAGCCTCGACGGGCACATCGTCGTGCTGTACCGGGTCCGCTCCGTCACCGACGCCGTGCTGGCGGACGAGCTGCGGACGCTGGCCGACGCGCGCGGCGCCGAACTGCGGCTGATCACCGGCCCGTCCCGGCCGGTACCGCCGACGGGTCCGATCCTCGGGCCGGACCACCTGGTGGAGCTGGTACCCGACATCCGCGAGCGCGACGTCTTCGTCTGCGGCCCGCCCGGCATGACCGCCGCCGTACTGCACAGCCTCCGGCAACTGCGGGTGCCGCGGCGGCAGGTGCACTCCGAGCGGTTCGGACTGGCCGGCTGA
- a CDS encoding biotin/lipoyl-containing protein yields MFEVRMPQLGETVSTGTVNVWLKSVGEAVRADEPLLEIGTDKVDTEIEAQADGTLLEIRVGEGEEVPVGTVLAVIG; encoded by the coding sequence TTGTTCGAGGTCCGCATGCCCCAGCTCGGTGAGACGGTCAGCACCGGCACCGTCAACGTCTGGCTGAAGTCGGTGGGTGAGGCCGTCCGGGCCGACGAACCGCTGCTGGAGATCGGTACCGACAAGGTGGACACCGAGATCGAGGCCCAGGCCGACGGCACGCTGCTGGAGATCCGGGTAGGCGAGGGCGAGGAGGTGCCGGTCGGTACGGTGCTCGCGGTGATCGGCTGA
- a CDS encoding NAD-dependent succinate-semialdehyde dehydrogenase, which produces MGDEALALAPGGLLIDGRWRSAEAGGTFDVHDPSTAEVVGQAADGGIPDALAAVEAADRAGPGWAATAPRKRAETLRRAFTLMTERADLLARLIVIENGKALRDAHAEVAYAAEFFRWYAEEAVRAEGSLTTAPGGGNRIMVLHQPVGVCVLVTPWNFPAAMATRKIGPALAAGCSVVLKPASDTPLTALAIGAILADAGVPAGVVNVVPSRRSGPVVSAMLHDRRVRKLSFTGSTEVGRVLLREAADQVVNTSMELGGNAPFLVLDDADLDAAVAGAMVAKMRNGGEACTAANRFYLHRSVADEFSRRLAEAMGRLVVGPGLDPATEVGPLVNEPAVAKVDELVAGAVDQGARVLTGGLRPRGRGWYYPPTVLADVPPSAAILAEEIFGPVAPLVVFDDVDEAVALANDTEYGLVSYVYTRDLARGLRVSEALESGMVGLNRGVVSDPAAPFGGVKQSGLGREGGHDGLLDYLESKYIAVQW; this is translated from the coding sequence ATGGGTGACGAGGCCCTGGCCCTCGCCCCGGGCGGACTGCTGATCGACGGCCGGTGGCGGTCCGCCGAGGCCGGCGGGACGTTCGACGTCCACGACCCGTCGACGGCCGAGGTGGTCGGCCAGGCCGCCGACGGCGGGATACCGGACGCGCTGGCCGCGGTCGAGGCGGCCGACCGGGCCGGACCGGGGTGGGCCGCGACCGCGCCCCGGAAGCGGGCCGAGACGCTGCGCCGGGCCTTCACCCTGATGACCGAACGGGCCGACCTGCTCGCCCGGCTCATCGTGATCGAGAACGGCAAGGCGCTGCGGGACGCGCACGCCGAGGTGGCGTACGCCGCCGAGTTCTTCCGCTGGTACGCCGAGGAGGCGGTCCGGGCCGAGGGATCGTTGACCACCGCACCGGGCGGCGGTAACCGGATCATGGTGCTCCACCAGCCGGTCGGGGTCTGTGTCCTGGTGACCCCGTGGAATTTCCCGGCGGCGATGGCGACCCGCAAGATCGGACCGGCTCTCGCGGCGGGCTGTTCGGTGGTGCTCAAACCGGCCAGCGACACCCCGCTCACCGCACTGGCGATCGGCGCGATCCTTGCCGACGCGGGCGTACCGGCCGGGGTGGTGAACGTCGTACCTTCCCGTCGGTCCGGCCCGGTCGTGTCGGCGATGCTGCACGATCGCCGGGTCCGGAAGCTCTCCTTCACCGGCAGCACCGAAGTGGGTCGGGTACTGCTCCGGGAGGCCGCCGACCAGGTGGTGAACACCTCGATGGAACTCGGCGGCAACGCGCCGTTCCTGGTTCTCGACGACGCCGACCTGGACGCGGCGGTGGCCGGCGCGATGGTGGCGAAGATGCGCAACGGCGGGGAGGCCTGTACCGCCGCCAACCGGTTCTACCTGCACCGGTCGGTGGCGGACGAGTTCTCCCGGCGGCTGGCCGAGGCGATGGGTCGACTGGTCGTCGGGCCGGGCCTCGATCCGGCCACCGAGGTCGGGCCGCTGGTCAACGAGCCGGCCGTGGCTAAGGTCGACGAGTTGGTGGCCGGCGCGGTCGACCAGGGTGCCCGGGTGCTCACCGGTGGCCTGCGGCCCCGTGGCCGGGGCTGGTACTACCCGCCCACGGTGCTGGCCGACGTTCCACCGTCTGCGGCGATCCTGGCCGAGGAGATCTTCGGACCGGTCGCCCCGCTGGTGGTCTTCGACGACGTCGACGAGGCGGTCGCGCTGGCCAACGACACCGAGTACGGCCTCGTGTCGTACGTCTACACCCGGGATCTCGCGCGCGGGCTACGGGTCAGCGAGGCGCTGGAGTCCGGCATGGTCGGACTGAACCGGGGGGTGGTGAGTGATCCGGCCGCACCGTTCGGCGGGGTGAAGCAGAGCGGTCTGGGGCGCGAGGGCGGTCACGACGGCCTGCTCGACTATCTCGAGTCCAAGTACATCGCGGTGCAGTGGTGA
- a CDS encoding alpha-ketoacid dehydrogenase subunit beta: MALLSYREAVARGIAQELDHDERVVFLGEDVAAPGGVFKATGGLLDRFGPLRVSDAPISEQAILGAAMGAAMTGLRPIAEIMFSDFLAVCWDIVANQIAKTRYMTGGQVSLPLVIRTANGGGMRFGAQHSQSVENWAMAVPGLKVVAPSTPEDVIGLLAAAVRDPDPVMFFEHKGLYPMKAEVPDGEIVDILGTAKVRRTGADATIVALAAMVPRAIAAAEELATLGIEAEVVDVRSLVPLDTRTILGSVAATGRLFTVEENPRLCGWGAEIVSIAVAEVWSDLTGPPVRITTPHVPLPAAAELEDHTIPSTARIVETVRKALG; the protein is encoded by the coding sequence ATGGCGCTACTGAGCTACCGCGAGGCGGTCGCCCGGGGCATCGCCCAGGAACTCGACCACGACGAGCGGGTCGTCTTCCTCGGTGAGGACGTCGCGGCGCCGGGCGGGGTGTTCAAGGCGACCGGCGGTCTGCTCGACCGGTTCGGTCCGCTGCGGGTCTCCGACGCGCCGATCTCGGAGCAGGCGATCCTCGGTGCCGCGATGGGCGCGGCGATGACCGGGCTGCGTCCGATCGCCGAGATCATGTTCTCCGACTTCCTCGCGGTCTGCTGGGACATCGTCGCCAACCAGATCGCCAAGACCCGGTACATGACGGGCGGGCAGGTGTCGCTGCCACTGGTGATCCGGACCGCCAACGGCGGCGGGATGCGGTTCGGGGCGCAGCACTCGCAGAGCGTGGAGAACTGGGCGATGGCCGTACCGGGGCTCAAGGTCGTCGCGCCGTCCACCCCGGAGGACGTGATCGGGCTGCTCGCGGCGGCCGTTCGGGATCCCGATCCGGTGATGTTCTTCGAGCACAAGGGGCTCTACCCGATGAAGGCGGAGGTGCCGGACGGGGAGATCGTCGACATCCTCGGCACCGCGAAGGTACGCCGGACCGGGGCCGACGCCACCATCGTCGCGCTGGCCGCGATGGTGCCTCGGGCGATCGCGGCGGCCGAGGAGTTGGCCACGCTCGGCATCGAGGCCGAGGTGGTCGACGTACGCTCGCTCGTGCCGCTGGACACCCGGACCATCCTCGGCAGCGTGGCCGCGACCGGCCGGCTGTTCACCGTCGAGGAGAACCCCCGGCTCTGCGGCTGGGGTGCCGAGATCGTCTCGATCGCCGTCGCGGAGGTGTGGTCGGACCTGACCGGACCACCGGTGCGGATCACCACCCCGCACGTGCCGTTGCCGGCGGCGGCGGAGCTCGAGGACCACACCATTCCGTCCACCGCCCGGATCGTCGAGACCGTCCGGAAGGCGCTGGGCTGA
- a CDS encoding thiamine pyrophosphate-dependent dehydrogenase E1 component subunit alpha, which produces MPTPTELGLPPIPAFGAAVDDDLALRLYTLMRRLRRFEKRAYDLFLQNLVKGTSHLSLGQEAIAAAFGVAMRPDDWTFATYRGHAHTLARGVEMTPVMAELLGRSTGLLAGKGGSMHLTSVEHGMMGSYAIIGAHLTIANGAAWSAKLRGTDQVAVCFFGDGTTNIGAFHEALNLAAIWRLPVVFVCENNLWMEYTPIASVTAVRWPAADRAGAYGLESQVVDGNDVTEMYEVARRAIERARAGEGPALIEALTYRHGGHSRADPAKYRPAEEVRPWLARDPVETYRAHLLSSGTDEATLKQIDENVLREVDEATEAAKAGPAPDLDSVDRDVWADGGSSWRN; this is translated from the coding sequence TTGCCAACGCCTACTGAACTCGGTCTTCCGCCCATCCCCGCCTTCGGCGCGGCCGTCGACGACGACCTGGCGCTGCGGCTCTACACCCTGATGCGCCGGCTGCGCCGGTTCGAGAAACGCGCCTACGACCTGTTCCTGCAGAACCTGGTCAAGGGCACCAGTCACCTGTCGCTGGGCCAGGAGGCGATCGCGGCCGCGTTCGGGGTCGCCATGCGCCCCGACGACTGGACCTTCGCCACCTACCGGGGGCACGCGCACACCCTGGCCCGGGGCGTCGAGATGACCCCGGTGATGGCGGAACTGCTGGGCCGGTCCACCGGACTGCTGGCCGGCAAGGGCGGCTCGATGCACCTGACCAGCGTCGAGCACGGCATGATGGGCTCGTACGCGATCATCGGTGCCCATCTGACCATCGCGAACGGCGCGGCATGGTCCGCCAAGCTGCGCGGCACCGACCAGGTCGCGGTCTGCTTCTTCGGCGACGGCACCACCAACATCGGCGCGTTCCACGAGGCGCTGAACCTCGCCGCCATCTGGCGACTGCCGGTGGTCTTCGTCTGCGAGAACAACCTCTGGATGGAGTACACCCCGATCGCGAGCGTGACCGCGGTGCGGTGGCCGGCCGCAGACCGGGCCGGGGCGTACGGGTTGGAGTCGCAGGTCGTCGACGGCAACGACGTCACCGAGATGTACGAGGTGGCCCGGCGCGCCATCGAACGGGCCCGGGCCGGTGAGGGACCGGCGCTGATCGAGGCGTTGACCTACCGGCACGGCGGACACTCCCGGGCCGATCCGGCGAAGTACCGACCGGCGGAGGAGGTACGCCCGTGGCTGGCCCGGGACCCGGTCGAGACGTACCGGGCCCATCTGTTGTCGTCTGGAACGGACGAGGCGACGCTGAAGCAGATCGACGAGAACGTGCTGCGCGAGGTGGACGAGGCGACCGAGGCGGCGAAGGCCGGCCCGGCACCCGACCTCGACTCGGTCGACCGGGACGTCTGGGCGGATGGAGGCTCGTCATGGCGCAACTGA
- a CDS encoding M24 family metallopeptidase, whose translation MTVTAGPLVPSPGRMGVDFEERVDFGRLRSYRLGRARDALAQSELGALLVFDINNIRYLTSTMIGEWARDKMARYALLARDAEPVLWDFGSAARHHQLHAPWLRPENSRPGMLGLRGSVAPEAGLFERAAREIKGLLEEAGVADLPLGIDVAELPMVFELQRLGLDVRDGQQVLLDARLIKSADEIALLSTAAAMVDGTYQTIVDALKPGIRENEVVALANKRLYEMGSDDVEAINAVSGERCSPHPHNFSDRIIRPGDQVYFDIIQSFNGYRTCYYRTFAVGRSTPAQRDAYTRAREWIDAAIELVKPGVGTDEIARLWPRADEFGFADEMAAFGLQFGHGLGLALHERPIISRLNSLENPVELKEGMVFALETYCPATDGYSAARIEEEVVVTAEGPRVLTLFPAEELFVANAY comes from the coding sequence ATGACGGTTACCGCTGGCCCGCTCGTGCCGTCCCCGGGACGGATGGGCGTCGACTTCGAGGAACGGGTCGACTTCGGTCGGCTGCGGAGCTACCGGCTGGGCCGGGCCCGGGACGCCCTGGCACAGTCGGAACTCGGCGCGCTGCTCGTCTTCGACATCAACAACATCCGGTACCTCACCTCGACGATGATCGGTGAGTGGGCCCGGGACAAGATGGCCCGGTACGCGCTGCTGGCCCGGGACGCCGAACCGGTGCTCTGGGACTTCGGCTCGGCCGCCAGGCACCACCAACTGCACGCCCCGTGGCTGCGCCCGGAGAACTCCCGACCCGGCATGCTCGGCCTACGTGGCTCGGTCGCCCCCGAGGCGGGACTCTTCGAACGGGCGGCCCGGGAGATCAAGGGCCTGTTGGAGGAGGCCGGAGTCGCCGACCTTCCCCTCGGCATCGACGTCGCCGAACTGCCGATGGTCTTCGAGTTGCAGCGCCTCGGTCTCGACGTACGCGACGGTCAGCAGGTGCTGCTCGACGCCCGGCTGATCAAGTCGGCGGACGAGATCGCGCTGCTCTCCACGGCGGCGGCGATGGTCGACGGGACGTACCAGACCATCGTCGACGCGCTCAAGCCCGGGATCCGGGAGAACGAGGTCGTCGCGCTGGCGAACAAGCGGCTCTACGAGATGGGCTCCGACGACGTCGAGGCGATCAACGCGGTCTCCGGCGAGCGGTGCAGCCCACATCCGCACAACTTCAGCGACCGCATCATCCGCCCCGGCGACCAGGTCTACTTCGACATCATCCAATCCTTCAACGGCTACCGCACCTGCTACTACCGCACCTTCGCGGTCGGCCGGTCGACGCCCGCGCAGCGGGACGCGTACACCCGGGCCCGGGAGTGGATCGACGCGGCGATCGAACTGGTCAAGCCCGGGGTCGGCACCGACGAGATCGCCCGGCTGTGGCCCCGGGCGGACGAGTTCGGCTTCGCCGACGAGATGGCCGCGTTCGGCCTGCAGTTCGGGCACGGCCTCGGCCTGGCCCTGCACGAACGGCCGATCATCAGCCGGCTGAACTCGCTGGAGAACCCGGTCGAGCTGAAGGAGGGGATGGTTTTCGCGCTGGAAACCTACTGCCCGGCCACCGACGGCTACTCCGCGGCCCGGATCGAGGAGGAGGTCGTCGTCACCGCCGAAGGCCCGCGCGTGCTCACGCTCTTTCCGGCAGAGGAGTTGTTCGTTGCCAACGCCTACTGA